From the genome of Phytohabitans rumicis, one region includes:
- a CDS encoding fibronectin type III domain-containing protein, translating into MRRITISALCVALAAALLAVAAAPAGAAPRRDRTPPTTPGNLRVTAVTATTISLAWNAASDNVGLNAYIVYQQSALGTYGIYHSPGSTTFTDTIGVRGYTKTYWVVAEDTSGNRSGESNRVTATTTPDTSPPTAPVLTVTGVTQSTASLSWTASTDDAGTPGYRIFVNGAPAQFTTPIPSAGIRTASVRHLTPGTAYTFTVRAADAAGNLSPPSNAVVATTAPSADATAPTTPGNLRITFDMGCAVDLAWNASTDNSTPIEYEVFVNGGIQTIFVGVTTGFVYHTNVNGLNTFAVRAVDPSGNSSPLSNEVTSAFAEC; encoded by the coding sequence ATGAGGCGAATCACTATCAGTGCGCTCTGTGTAGCGCTCGCCGCGGCGCTCCTCGCCGTCGCCGCGGCACCCGCGGGGGCGGCGCCACGCCGCGATCGAACGCCGCCGACGACGCCCGGCAACCTGCGCGTCACCGCCGTCACGGCGACGACGATCTCGCTGGCCTGGAACGCGGCCAGCGACAACGTCGGGCTCAACGCGTACATCGTGTACCAGCAGTCCGCGCTGGGCACCTACGGGATCTACCACTCGCCGGGCTCGACCACCTTCACGGACACGATCGGCGTACGGGGGTACACCAAGACCTACTGGGTGGTGGCCGAAGACACCTCCGGCAACCGCTCCGGTGAGAGTAACCGGGTCACCGCCACCACGACGCCGGACACCTCGCCGCCCACCGCGCCGGTGCTGACCGTGACCGGCGTCACCCAGTCCACGGCGTCGCTGTCCTGGACGGCGTCGACCGACGACGCCGGCACACCCGGCTACCGGATCTTCGTCAACGGGGCACCCGCGCAGTTCACCACGCCGATACCGTCCGCCGGGATCCGGACGGCATCGGTCCGCCATCTCACCCCGGGCACGGCGTACACGTTCACCGTCCGGGCCGCGGACGCCGCCGGCAACCTCTCCCCGCCCAGCAACGCCGTGGTGGCGACGACCGCGCCCAGCGCGGACGCGACGGCGCCGACCACGCCGGGCAACCTGCGCATCACGTTCGACATGGGCTGCGCGGTCGACCTGGCCTGGAACGCGTCGACCGACAACAGCACACCCATCGAGTACGAGGTGTTCGTCAACGGCGGCATCCAGACGATCTTCGTCGGGGTGACGACCGGCTTCGTGTACCACACCAACGTCAATGGGCTGAACACGTTCGCCGTCCGGGCGGTCGACCCGTCCGGCAACAGCTCCCCGCTCAGCAACGAGGTGACGAGCGCCTTCGCCGAGTGCTAG
- a CDS encoding lactate racemase domain-containing protein, protein MDERTPALLMHEGEGFRLEKLPLGSRVIYPPESLPGLRDIDAQIRKALANPLGREPLHELLRPGMRLTIVFDDLSIPLPQMRTPDIRQRVIEHVLELAAAKGVDDVELIAGNALHRRMTPAELKRTVGERVYRSFFPRHLRNHDAEDKANLTVIGHTKHGEIVEINRRAAESDLIVYVNVSLTAMSGGPKSVSVGLASYRSLKHHHNVHTLRHSRSFNDPANSAMHHSYDRMAGLLGDSLKIFQIETTVNNDTFPTQLGFLNKREWEWSLKDQATYLAVKRANDLAPAKQRRQLWHKTASPYGVTSVTAGDPVQVHEVTMRHILRQQLTEVDGPSDIGIWGLPYICPYNVNSIMNPILVMSLGLGYFFNLYRNQPIVRPGGVAIYYHPVQNEFHPVHHPSYIDFFEEVLAETTDPVAIETKFEEQFATDPWYIHLYRNSYAYHGVHPLYMWYWGAHALEHLGDVIFVGGDRKTTSRMGFRSASTLNDALEMARERVGGSPTITYHHTPPLAMADVR, encoded by the coding sequence GTGGACGAGCGCACCCCGGCATTGCTGATGCACGAGGGTGAGGGCTTCCGCCTGGAGAAGCTGCCGCTGGGCAGCCGGGTCATCTACCCGCCGGAGTCGCTGCCCGGGCTGCGCGACATCGACGCGCAGATCCGCAAGGCGCTGGCCAACCCGCTCGGCCGCGAGCCGCTGCACGAGCTGCTGCGCCCCGGCATGCGGCTGACCATCGTGTTCGACGACCTGTCGATCCCGTTGCCGCAGATGCGTACGCCGGACATCCGCCAGCGGGTCATCGAGCACGTGCTGGAGCTGGCCGCCGCCAAGGGCGTCGACGACGTCGAGCTGATCGCCGGCAACGCGCTGCACCGGCGGATGACGCCCGCCGAGCTCAAGCGCACCGTCGGCGAGCGGGTCTACCGGTCGTTCTTCCCGCGCCACCTGCGCAACCACGACGCCGAGGACAAGGCCAACCTCACCGTCATCGGCCACACCAAGCACGGCGAGATCGTCGAGATCAACCGCCGGGCCGCCGAGAGCGACCTCATCGTGTACGTCAACGTGTCGCTCACCGCGATGAGCGGCGGGCCGAAGTCGGTGTCGGTCGGGCTCGCCTCCTACCGCAGCCTCAAGCACCACCACAACGTGCACACGCTGCGGCACTCGCGGTCCTTCAACGACCCGGCGAACTCGGCCATGCACCACTCGTACGACCGGATGGCCGGGCTGCTCGGCGACAGCCTCAAGATCTTCCAGATCGAGACGACGGTCAACAACGACACGTTCCCGACCCAGCTCGGCTTCCTGAACAAGCGCGAGTGGGAGTGGTCGCTGAAGGACCAGGCCACCTACCTGGCGGTGAAGCGCGCCAACGACCTCGCCCCGGCCAAGCAGCGCCGGCAGCTCTGGCACAAGACCGCGTCGCCGTACGGGGTCACCTCGGTCACCGCGGGCGACCCGGTCCAGGTGCACGAGGTCACCATGCGCCACATCCTGCGCCAGCAGCTGACCGAGGTGGACGGTCCGTCCGACATCGGCATCTGGGGCCTGCCGTACATCTGCCCGTACAACGTCAACTCGATCATGAACCCGATCCTGGTGATGTCGCTCGGCCTCGGGTACTTCTTCAACCTGTACCGCAACCAGCCGATCGTGCGGCCCGGCGGGGTGGCGATCTACTACCACCCGGTGCAGAACGAGTTCCACCCCGTGCACCACCCGAGCTACATCGACTTCTTCGAAGAGGTGCTCGCCGAGACCACCGACCCGGTGGCCATCGAGACCAAGTTCGAGGAGCAGTTCGCCACCGACCCGTGGTACATCCACCTGTACCGCAACAGCTACGCGTACCACGGCGTGCACCCGCTCTACATGTGGTACTGGGGCGCGCACGCGCTGGAGCACCTGGGCGACGTCATCTTCGTCGGCGGCGACCGCAAGACGACGTCCCGCATGGGCTTCCGGTCGGCGTCCACGCTGAACGACGCGCTGGAGATGGCCCGCGAGCGGGTGGGCGGCTCCCCCACCATCACCTACCACCACACGCCACCGCTCGCGATGGCCGACGTACGGTGA
- the larC gene encoding nickel pincer cofactor biosynthesis protein LarC, whose protein sequence is MSALWVDASNGAAGDMLLAALVDAGASLSTVRSGLDTLGLPLSVEISPVRRHGFRASYALVTSPAESHVHRGLSDVLALLSPLPGPVGGFARDVFTRLAEAEARVHGTGVDQVHFHEVGALDAIADVAGCALALHDLDLLAAPVRVVSPVAVGSGTVHTAHGPLPVPAPAVVELLAGAGAPIAAHNATMELCTPTGAALLATLATAWGPPPAMTPRAVGVGAGTADPPGHPNVVRVLVGAPSGAPSSADWISSDLMQVEATVDDLDPRVWPDLLSQLRDVGAADAWCVPALMRKGRPGQVLTVLVDAARVDLVCRVVFTQTTTLGVRLQAVSRRALRRDEVSVAVAGHPVRVKRGHLGDQVVTVQPEYDDALAVAHATALPVADVLATARSAATPEHPR, encoded by the coding sequence ATGAGCGCACTGTGGGTGGACGCCTCCAACGGGGCGGCCGGAGACATGCTGTTGGCCGCACTCGTGGACGCCGGCGCGTCACTGTCCACTGTGCGTTCCGGGCTGGACACTCTCGGCCTGCCTCTGTCCGTGGAGATCTCGCCGGTGCGGCGTCACGGGTTCCGGGCCTCCTACGCCCTCGTTACCTCTCCCGCGGAGTCGCACGTCCATCGTGGACTGTCCGATGTGCTTGCCCTGCTTTCCCCGCTCCCCGGCCCCGTGGGCGGCTTCGCGCGGGACGTCTTCACCCGGCTGGCCGAAGCGGAGGCCCGCGTGCACGGCACCGGCGTGGACCAGGTGCACTTCCACGAGGTGGGCGCGCTCGACGCGATCGCCGACGTGGCCGGCTGCGCCCTGGCCCTGCACGACCTGGACCTGCTGGCCGCCCCGGTGCGCGTGGTCTCCCCCGTCGCGGTCGGCTCCGGCACCGTCCACACGGCACACGGCCCGCTCCCGGTGCCCGCGCCCGCCGTCGTCGAACTGCTCGCCGGAGCCGGCGCGCCGATCGCCGCCCACAACGCGACAATGGAACTGTGCACCCCCACCGGCGCCGCCCTGCTGGCCACGCTCGCGACCGCCTGGGGCCCGCCGCCGGCCATGACACCGCGCGCGGTCGGCGTCGGCGCCGGCACCGCCGACCCGCCGGGCCACCCCAACGTGGTACGCGTGCTGGTGGGCGCCCCTTCCGGGGCCCCTTCCTCCGCTGACTGGATCTCCAGCGATCTGATGCAGGTCGAGGCCACGGTGGACGACCTGGACCCGCGGGTGTGGCCGGATCTACTGTCGCAACTGCGCGACGTCGGCGCCGCGGACGCCTGGTGCGTGCCGGCGCTGATGCGCAAGGGCCGCCCCGGGCAGGTGCTCACGGTGCTCGTCGACGCGGCCCGGGTCGACCTGGTGTGCCGGGTCGTGTTCACCCAGACCACCACGCTCGGCGTACGCCTCCAGGCGGTGTCGCGCCGGGCCCTGCGCCGCGACGAGGTCTCCGTCGCGGTGGCCGGCCACCCCGTCCGGGTCAAGCGCGGCCACCTCGGCGACCAGGTCGTGACCGTCCAACCTGAGTACGACGACGCCCTGGCCGTAGCCCACGCCACCGCCCTCCCCGTGGCCGACGTCCTCGCGACCGCCCGCTCCGCCGCCACCCCCGAACACCCACGGTGA
- the larE gene encoding ATP-dependent sacrificial sulfur transferase LarE, translated as MLPPSAADRLVAELAGYGRTLVALSGGVDSSVVLAAAARALGPDGVAGVTAVSPAVPAAEVAEAAEFCARLGVEHHAVRTREMDVAGYRENGPRRCYFCKSTLLDTATRVAEEHGFAAVATGTNASDVAAGFRPGIRAAAERGARTPLADLGLDKGAVRAIARTWGLRTADKPAAACLSSRIAYGVAITPARLARVERAEAAARRLLAAHHVHNVRVRDLGGSVRLEVDEHVVEPARDDPDLRAAILAAGFDGAALTVEAFRSGSMNEMLTDPEQWRRV; from the coding sequence ATGCTGCCCCCATCTGCCGCGGACCGGCTGGTCGCCGAACTCGCAGGATACGGCCGGACGCTCGTGGCGCTTTCCGGCGGCGTCGACTCCAGCGTGGTGCTCGCCGCGGCGGCGCGGGCGCTGGGGCCGGACGGGGTGGCGGGCGTCACGGCGGTCTCGCCCGCGGTGCCCGCCGCGGAGGTGGCCGAGGCGGCGGAGTTCTGCGCGCGGCTGGGGGTCGAGCACCACGCGGTGCGGACCCGCGAGATGGACGTGGCCGGCTACCGCGAGAACGGGCCGCGGCGCTGCTACTTCTGCAAGAGCACGCTGCTGGACACGGCGACCCGGGTCGCCGAGGAGCACGGGTTCGCCGCGGTGGCCACCGGCACGAACGCCTCCGACGTCGCCGCCGGCTTCCGGCCGGGCATCCGGGCCGCGGCCGAGCGCGGTGCGCGTACCCCGCTCGCCGATCTGGGCCTGGACAAGGGCGCGGTCCGCGCGATCGCGCGGACCTGGGGCCTGCGGACCGCGGACAAGCCGGCCGCCGCGTGCCTGTCCAGCCGCATCGCGTACGGCGTGGCGATCACGCCGGCGCGCCTGGCCCGGGTGGAGCGCGCGGAGGCCGCCGCCCGCCGGTTGCTCGCCGCCCATCATGTGCACAATGTCCGGGTACGGGACTTGGGCGGCTCGGTCCGCCTAGAGGTGGACGAGCACGTGGTCGAGCCGGCGCGCGACGACCCGGACCTGCGCGCCGCGATCCTGGCGGCGGGGTTCGACGGGGCGGCGCTGACGGTGGAGGCGTTCCGCTCCGGGTCGATGAACGAGATGCTCACCGACCCGGAGCAATGGCGGAGGGTCTAG
- a CDS encoding zinc-dependent alcohol dehydrogenase: MNLNLEYHRSPARYMAARTATGTIASGRASGWWAANMSPLRLVNRPDPRPPGPDWTRVKPLLSGICGSDLGLLTGRNSPYLSALVSMPFTPGHEVVGETLDDLPDLPRGSRVVLDPVLGCLPRQVEVCPGCAADEHSRCDHITSGAVSAGLQTGFCADTGGGWSRMLVAHASQLHRVPDALDDERALLVEPLACAVHSVRRISIPDGASVLVVGAGTVGLFTTLALREYTKAGPIYVIARYAHQRERAREMGATEVLSSDRAARALRRATGGFLARPERASEFLLGGTDIAFECTGGSGLDTALRVVRAGGTVLMSGMPNAGADLTPVWFRELNLVGAYASGGNDFPDALALAQSAPLTGYVDAIYPLSRWRDAIGHASAAGRLGSVKVAFDPTKDQ; encoded by the coding sequence ATGAACCTGAATCTGGAGTACCACCGCTCGCCGGCCCGCTACATGGCCGCGCGCACCGCGACCGGCACCATCGCCAGCGGGCGGGCGTCGGGCTGGTGGGCTGCCAACATGTCGCCGCTGCGCCTGGTCAACCGCCCCGACCCGCGCCCGCCGGGGCCGGACTGGACCCGGGTCAAGCCGCTGCTGTCCGGCATCTGCGGCTCCGACCTGGGCCTGCTCACCGGGCGCAACTCGCCGTACCTGTCGGCCCTGGTCTCGATGCCCTTCACCCCCGGCCACGAGGTGGTCGGCGAGACCCTGGACGACCTGCCCGACCTGCCGCGCGGGTCGCGCGTGGTGCTCGACCCGGTGCTCGGCTGCCTGCCCCGCCAGGTCGAGGTCTGCCCCGGCTGCGCCGCCGACGAGCACAGCCGCTGCGACCACATCACGTCCGGCGCGGTCTCGGCCGGCCTGCAGACCGGCTTCTGCGCGGACACCGGCGGCGGCTGGAGCCGGATGCTGGTGGCGCACGCCAGCCAGCTGCACCGGGTGCCGGACGCGCTGGACGACGAGCGCGCCCTGCTCGTCGAGCCGCTCGCGTGCGCGGTCCACTCGGTGCGCCGGATCTCGATCCCGGACGGCGCCAGCGTGCTCGTGGTGGGCGCCGGCACGGTCGGCCTGTTCACCACGCTCGCCCTGCGCGAGTACACCAAGGCCGGCCCGATCTACGTCATCGCCCGGTACGCCCACCAGCGCGAACGGGCCCGTGAGATGGGCGCCACCGAGGTGCTCTCCTCGGACCGGGCGGCCCGGGCGCTGCGCCGCGCGACCGGCGGCTTCCTGGCCCGGCCGGAACGGGCGTCCGAGTTCCTGCTCGGCGGCACCGACATCGCGTTCGAGTGCACCGGCGGCTCCGGGCTGGACACCGCGCTGCGGGTCGTCCGCGCCGGCGGTACGGTCCTGATGTCCGGCATGCCCAATGCCGGTGCCGACCTCACGCCGGTGTGGTTCCGCGAGCTCAACCTGGTCGGGGCGTACGCCTCCGGCGGCAACGACTTCCCGGACGCGCTGGCGCTGGCCCAGTCGGCGCCGCTGACGGGGTACGTCGACGCGATCTACCCGCTGTCCCGCTGGCGGGACGCGATCGGCCACGCCAGCGCGGCTGGACGGTTGGGCTCGGTCAAGGTGGCGTTCGACCCGACGAAGGATCAATAG
- a CDS encoding cellulose-binding domain-containing protein, which translates to MKRAVLTAGVAAVAVAAGIGTTVVAQAAAAGCRVTYSVPSQWSGGFTANVSITNLGDPLTSWRLTWAFPSGQSITQAWNATVTQSGSQVAAANMSYNGSVATNASVSFGFNGQFSTTNTSPTSFAVNGTTCTGSVTPTTGAPTTAPPTTAPPTTAPPTTPPPTSGWNPPSNLVQPLNEVWTHQEQTYNNGNLYGFRNYGWDQLLANRGYINYCVRWDSSASVTATQRDQIHAALQRQYKKWMDVMVGHNNWPYTDVPVRVVGWAVRDRAQLQWSDTSVDIYVNNIRENAPQCSEPCGRFFNQGGTYPNCPGGAARHYDHSLWLTAGFGGGAGGDWGQRVGSEYFMGALNSDNIHIFLHELGHTYGLDDFYDWTPTGQCCFIMKAGSASTITEFDKWMFRDWWRHLKSRYGY; encoded by the coding sequence ATGAAACGTGCCGTCCTAACGGCCGGCGTCGCTGCCGTCGCGGTGGCCGCCGGCATCGGCACCACCGTGGTGGCCCAGGCCGCCGCGGCCGGGTGCCGGGTGACGTATTCCGTCCCGTCCCAGTGGAGCGGCGGCTTCACCGCCAACGTCAGCATCACGAACCTTGGCGACCCGCTCACCAGTTGGCGGCTGACCTGGGCGTTCCCGTCCGGGCAGTCGATCACCCAGGCGTGGAACGCCACCGTGACGCAGAGCGGCAGCCAGGTCGCCGCGGCCAACATGAGCTACAACGGGTCGGTGGCCACCAACGCCTCGGTGTCGTTCGGCTTCAACGGCCAGTTCAGCACGACGAACACCAGCCCGACGTCGTTCGCCGTCAACGGCACGACCTGTACGGGTTCGGTCACGCCGACCACCGGAGCCCCGACGACCGCCCCGCCGACCACGGCGCCGCCCACCACCGCACCCCCGACGACGCCGCCGCCCACCAGCGGCTGGAACCCGCCGTCCAACCTGGTACAGCCGCTCAACGAGGTCTGGACGCACCAGGAGCAGACCTACAACAACGGCAACCTGTACGGCTTCCGGAACTACGGCTGGGACCAGCTTCTGGCCAACCGGGGCTACATCAACTACTGCGTCCGGTGGGACTCGTCCGCCTCGGTGACGGCGACGCAGCGCGACCAGATCCACGCCGCCCTGCAGCGGCAGTACAAGAAGTGGATGGACGTCATGGTCGGCCACAACAACTGGCCGTATACCGACGTTCCGGTGCGGGTCGTCGGCTGGGCCGTGCGGGACCGCGCGCAGCTACAGTGGTCGGACACCTCGGTCGACATCTACGTCAACAACATCCGCGAGAACGCTCCACAGTGCTCGGAGCCGTGCGGTCGCTTCTTCAACCAGGGCGGCACGTACCCGAACTGCCCGGGCGGCGCGGCGCGGCACTACGACCACTCGCTGTGGCTCACGGCCGGGTTCGGCGGAGGTGCCGGCGGAGACTGGGGACAGCGCGTCGGCAGCGAGTACTTCATGGGCGCCCTGAACTCCGACAACATCCACATCTTCCTGCACGAACTGGGCCATACGTATGGGTTGGACGACTTCTACGACTGGACCCCGACCGGCCAGTGCTGCTTCATCATGAAGGCGGGCAGCGCCAGCACGATCACCGAGTTCGACAAGTGGATGTTCCGCGACTGGTGGCGCCACCTGAAGTCCAGGTACGGCTACTAA